A window of Clavibacter michiganensis contains these coding sequences:
- the trxB gene encoding thioredoxin-disulfide reductase, which produces MRQIIIIGSGPAGYTAAIYAARANLTPLLIASSVEAGGELMNTTEVENYPGFTDGIQGPDLMMAMQAQAERFGTEVVLDDVTSVELTGDVKRVTLGNGDVHEALAVIAATGSAYRKLGLPAEDRFSGHGVSWCATCDGFFFRQKTIAVVGGGDSAMEEATFLTRFAEKVYVIHRKDTLRASKIMQDRAFENPKIEFVWNAQVVDITGGEKVEGVVLEDTVTGEQRPLAVEGLFIAIGNDPRTHLFHQQLELTTEGTIAVDGRSSRTNLPGVFAAGDVIDPTYRQAVTAAASGTVAALDAEHFLASLPDTLLDAASDGPDGPAGHGAPAAGSAVDPDGELVGADHQ; this is translated from the coding sequence GTGCGTCAGATCATCATCATCGGTTCGGGTCCGGCCGGGTACACGGCCGCCATCTACGCCGCGCGCGCCAACCTCACGCCCCTCCTCATCGCGAGCTCGGTAGAGGCAGGCGGCGAGCTCATGAACACCACCGAGGTCGAGAACTACCCCGGCTTCACCGACGGCATCCAGGGCCCCGACCTCATGATGGCGATGCAGGCGCAGGCCGAGCGCTTCGGCACCGAGGTCGTCCTCGACGACGTCACGTCGGTCGAGCTCACGGGCGACGTCAAGCGCGTCACCCTCGGCAACGGCGACGTGCACGAGGCCCTCGCGGTCATCGCGGCCACCGGGTCCGCGTACCGCAAGCTCGGCCTGCCCGCGGAGGACCGCTTCAGCGGCCACGGCGTCTCCTGGTGCGCCACGTGCGACGGCTTCTTCTTCCGCCAGAAGACCATCGCGGTCGTCGGCGGCGGCGACAGCGCGATGGAGGAGGCCACCTTCCTCACGCGCTTCGCGGAGAAGGTCTACGTGATCCACCGCAAGGACACGCTGCGCGCATCCAAGATCATGCAGGACCGCGCGTTCGAGAACCCCAAGATCGAGTTCGTCTGGAACGCGCAGGTGGTCGACATCACGGGCGGCGAGAAGGTCGAGGGCGTCGTCCTCGAGGACACCGTCACGGGCGAGCAGCGTCCGCTCGCGGTCGAAGGCCTCTTCATCGCCATCGGCAACGACCCGCGCACGCACCTCTTCCACCAGCAGCTGGAGCTCACCACCGAGGGCACCATCGCCGTCGACGGCCGCTCCTCGCGCACGAACCTGCCGGGCGTGTTCGCCGCCGGCGACGTGATCGACCCGACGTACCGCCAGGCCGTCACGGCAGCCGCGTCGGGCACGGTCGCGGCGCTCGACGCGGAGCACTTCCTCGCGTCGCTGCCGGACACCCTGCTCGACGCCGCATCCGACGGACCGGACGGGCCCGCGGGCCACGGCGCGCCGGCAGCCGGCAGCGCGGTGGATCCGGACGGCGAGCTCGTCGGCGCCGACCACCAGTAG
- the trxA gene encoding thioredoxin, whose translation MSHSRDVTDASFQADVLDAEKTVIVDFWAPWCGPCKAVSPVLDQIAAENPGIELVKIDVDDNPEIAMKYKITSIPAMKVFQKGEVVKTVIGAKPKPALEQEFADFLK comes from the coding sequence ATGTCCCACTCCCGCGACGTCACCGACGCCAGCTTCCAGGCCGACGTCCTCGACGCCGAGAAGACCGTCATCGTCGACTTCTGGGCGCCCTGGTGCGGCCCGTGCAAGGCCGTCTCCCCCGTCCTCGACCAGATCGCCGCCGAGAACCCCGGCATCGAGCTCGTCAAGATCGACGTGGACGACAACCCCGAGATCGCGATGAAGTACAAGATCACGTCGATCCCGGCCATGAAGGTGTTCCAGAAGGGCGAGGTCGTGAAGACGGTCATCGGCGCCAAGCCGAAGCCGGCCCTCGAGCAGGAGTTCGCCGACTTCCTCAAGTAG
- a CDS encoding PLP-dependent aminotransferase family protein, with translation MTPAGSPRESAGTNLDPWFPHYAERTSGLSASEVRALFAVASRPEVVSLAGGMPFVSALPQELIVTAMEKVMRERGPVALQYGGGQGTPELREDILEIMALEGIRGSVDDIVTTTGSQQALDLVTKLFIDPGDVILAEAPSYVGAIGVFRSYQAVVEHVVMDDDGLVPEALREAIARIRGEGRTIKFLYTVPNFHNPAGVTMSAARRPEILEICRSNDILVLEDNPYGLLWFDRPAPDAMRSLDDEGVIYLGSFSKTLAPGFRVGWALAPHAIREKLILAQESAVLSPSSFSQLIISEYLHASDWKGQIDTFRGVYRERRDATLSALQEHLPGLTWTVPNGGFYVWLKLPEQLDSKQMLPRAVTALVAYTPGTAFYADGRGRDAIRLSFCYPTPERIREGIRRMAGVIDDELDLLTTFSGTGALTSRPTTSVVTPPPDLD, from the coding sequence GTGACACCTGCAGGCAGCCCCCGCGAATCCGCGGGTACCAACCTCGACCCCTGGTTCCCCCACTACGCGGAGAGGACCTCCGGGCTCAGCGCCTCCGAGGTCCGCGCCCTCTTCGCCGTGGCCAGCCGACCCGAGGTCGTCTCGCTCGCTGGCGGCATGCCGTTCGTCTCCGCCCTCCCCCAGGAGCTCATCGTCACGGCCATGGAGAAGGTCATGCGGGAGCGCGGGCCGGTGGCGCTCCAGTACGGCGGCGGCCAGGGCACGCCCGAGCTGCGCGAGGACATCCTCGAGATCATGGCCCTCGAGGGCATCCGCGGCAGCGTCGACGACATCGTCACCACCACGGGCTCGCAGCAGGCGCTCGACCTCGTCACGAAGCTCTTCATCGACCCGGGTGACGTGATCCTCGCGGAGGCCCCCAGCTACGTCGGCGCGATCGGCGTCTTCCGCAGCTACCAGGCGGTCGTCGAGCACGTCGTCATGGACGACGACGGCCTCGTCCCCGAGGCGCTGCGCGAGGCCATCGCCAGGATCCGCGGCGAGGGTCGCACCATCAAGTTCCTCTACACGGTCCCCAACTTCCACAACCCGGCCGGCGTCACGATGTCCGCCGCCCGCCGTCCGGAGATCCTCGAGATCTGCCGCTCGAACGACATCCTCGTGCTGGAGGACAACCCCTACGGTCTCCTCTGGTTCGACCGACCGGCGCCGGACGCCATGCGCAGCCTCGACGATGAGGGCGTCATCTACCTGGGCTCCTTCTCCAAGACGCTCGCCCCCGGCTTCCGCGTCGGCTGGGCGCTCGCGCCGCATGCCATCCGCGAGAAGCTCATTCTCGCCCAGGAGTCGGCGGTCCTCTCCCCCAGCTCCTTCAGCCAGCTGATCATCTCGGAGTACCTCCACGCCTCCGATTGGAAGGGCCAGATCGACACCTTCCGCGGCGTGTACCGAGAGCGACGCGACGCCACGCTGTCCGCCCTCCAGGAGCACCTGCCGGGCCTGACGTGGACGGTCCCCAACGGGGGCTTCTACGTCTGGCTGAAGCTCCCCGAGCAGCTCGACTCCAAGCAGATGCTCCCCCGTGCCGTCACGGCCCTCGTCGCCTACACGCCCGGCACCGCGTTCTACGCCGACGGCCGCGGTCGCGACGCCATCCGGCTGTCGTTCTGCTACCCGACGCCCGAGCGCATCCGCGAGGGCATCCGCCGCATGGCGGGGGTCATCGACGACGAGCTGGATCTGCTCACCACGTTCTCCGGCACGGGTGCGCTGACGTCACGCCCCACGACTTCCGTCGTCACGCCGCCGCCGGACCTCGACTGA
- a CDS encoding D-alanine--D-alanine ligase family protein translates to MTAHEPLSVLVLAGGISHERDVSLRSGRRVADALRAAGVQASLRDPDATLLDFLRDTPPAVVWPVLHGASGEDGALLGLLELAGVPYVGSSARSARLAWDKPTAKAIAESAGIRTPRSVTLPKDTFRELGAAAVLRLVTEAVPAPYAVKPARGGSAQGVTIVTDAEALPRAMVDAYTYGDVALIEQLVEGTEVAIGVLDTGDGPEALPATEIVPTSGVYGYEARYNAGLTRFFTPARISPDANAAASAAAIGIHRALGIGQMSRVDIIIDAAGEPWFIEVNVIPGLTETSLLPQGLAAAGVEVGDLYRRLAEAARGASSGP, encoded by the coding sequence ATGACCGCACACGAGCCCCTCTCCGTCCTCGTCCTCGCGGGCGGGATCTCCCATGAGCGCGACGTGTCGCTCCGCAGCGGTCGCCGCGTGGCCGACGCCTTGCGCGCGGCCGGTGTCCAGGCGTCCCTCCGCGATCCCGACGCCACGCTCCTCGACTTCCTCCGGGACACCCCTCCCGCCGTCGTCTGGCCGGTCCTCCACGGGGCCAGCGGCGAGGACGGCGCGCTCCTCGGACTGCTCGAGCTCGCGGGCGTCCCCTACGTGGGCTCCTCGGCCCGATCCGCACGTCTCGCGTGGGACAAGCCGACCGCGAAGGCCATCGCCGAATCCGCGGGCATCCGAACGCCACGATCCGTGACCCTGCCCAAGGACACGTTCCGCGAGCTCGGCGCCGCGGCCGTCCTGCGCCTCGTCACCGAAGCCGTGCCGGCCCCCTACGCCGTCAAGCCGGCCCGAGGCGGGTCAGCCCAGGGGGTCACGATCGTGACCGACGCCGAGGCCCTGCCGCGGGCGATGGTGGACGCGTACACCTACGGCGACGTCGCCCTCATCGAGCAGCTCGTCGAGGGCACCGAGGTCGCGATCGGCGTCCTCGACACCGGCGACGGCCCCGAGGCGCTGCCGGCGACGGAGATCGTCCCGACTTCCGGCGTGTACGGCTACGAGGCGCGCTACAACGCGGGACTCACGCGCTTCTTCACCCCCGCGCGCATCTCCCCCGACGCGAACGCCGCGGCCTCTGCGGCGGCCATCGGGATCCACCGCGCTCTCGGCATCGGACAGATGTCGCGAGTCGACATCATCATCGATGCCGCGGGCGAGCCCTGGTTCATCGAGGTCAATGTCATCCCGGGTCTCACCGAGACGTCGCTGCTCCCGCAGGGACTCGCCGCTGCTGGGGTCGAGGTGGGCGATCTCTACCGCCGCCTCGCCGAGGCCGCGCGGGGAGCCTCCTCCGGCCCCTGA
- a CDS encoding ParB/RepB/Spo0J family partition protein, which yields MATKRTGLGRGIGALIPTSDERSRPVDVFFPDSIGAGAPSGVQGDAQGKGEPELVAVPGARLANLDPADITPNAQQPRTDFRQDELQELMVSIREYGVLQPIVVRPLGADADGRARYELVMGERRLRATKELGLDTIPAVIKDTADESMLRDALLENLHRSELNPLEEASAYQQLLADFAITQDELAQRLGRSRPQITNTIRLLRLPEDVQHRVAAGVLSAGHARAILSSGDDEAMRHLAEKIVNEDLSVRAAEAAAQRGQRTSKPRKSASSARNAHLDDTAQRIGDHLNTSVRVTMSAQKGQIVIDFATVGDLTRIAQEMGVPDADAS from the coding sequence ATGGCAACCAAGAGAACCGGCCTGGGTCGCGGCATCGGCGCGCTCATCCCCACCTCCGACGAGCGCAGCAGGCCTGTCGACGTCTTCTTCCCGGACAGCATCGGTGCGGGTGCGCCGAGCGGCGTGCAGGGGGACGCGCAGGGAAAGGGCGAGCCGGAACTCGTCGCTGTTCCCGGAGCGCGTTTGGCCAACCTCGATCCCGCGGACATCACCCCGAACGCGCAGCAGCCGCGCACTGACTTCCGCCAGGACGAGCTCCAGGAGCTCATGGTGTCCATCCGGGAGTACGGGGTGCTCCAGCCGATCGTGGTGCGCCCGCTCGGTGCCGACGCGGATGGCCGAGCCCGCTACGAGCTCGTGATGGGGGAGCGTCGTCTTCGGGCTACCAAGGAACTCGGGCTGGACACCATCCCGGCCGTCATCAAGGACACCGCCGACGAGTCCATGCTGCGGGACGCCCTGCTGGAGAACCTGCACCGGTCGGAGCTGAACCCCCTCGAGGAGGCCAGCGCCTATCAGCAGCTGCTCGCGGACTTCGCCATCACACAGGACGAGCTCGCCCAGCGCCTCGGGCGGTCGCGGCCGCAGATCACCAACACGATCCGCCTGCTCCGTCTGCCCGAGGACGTGCAGCATCGCGTCGCCGCTGGCGTGCTGTCGGCAGGGCATGCGCGCGCGATCCTGTCATCCGGGGACGACGAAGCCATGCGTCATCTCGCCGAGAAGATCGTCAACGAGGATCTCTCCGTGAGGGCGGCGGAGGCTGCCGCGCAACGGGGGCAGCGGACCAGCAAGCCGCGCAAGTCCGCGAGCTCGGCGCGCAACGCGCACCTGGACGACACGGCCCAGCGCATCGGGGACCACCTCAACACCAGCGTGCGGGTGACCATGTCGGCCCAGAAGGGGCAGATCGTCATCGACTTCGCGACGGTGGGGGATCTGACGCGCATCGCCCAGGAGATGGGCGTCCCGGACGCCGACGCGAGCTGA
- a CDS encoding ParA family protein, which produces MDEDLSPIARELSETSRRRKALAGLVLPRPTHTRVFTIANQKGGVGKTTSTVNLAAALAKAGSRTLVIDLDPQGNASTALGADRSSDLMSVYDVLVNDVSVEKAVQASPEFDTLFCVPATIHLAGAEIELVNLPHRERRLRKALDAFLASDSGRDFDYVLIDCPPSLGLLTINAFSAAKEVLIPIQCEYYALEGLSQLLSNIELIAQHLNPELAMSTILLTMYDGRTNLAQQVAAEVREHFPQQTLTTLIPRSVRISEAPSYGQSVISYDPNSPGALSYLEAAAEIAHRGAQR; this is translated from the coding sequence ATGGATGAAGACCTGAGTCCCATCGCTCGAGAGCTCTCCGAGACGAGCCGACGACGAAAGGCCCTCGCGGGTCTCGTCCTCCCGCGTCCTACACATACTCGTGTCTTCACGATCGCCAACCAGAAGGGTGGAGTCGGGAAGACGACATCCACCGTGAACCTCGCCGCTGCGCTCGCGAAGGCGGGCTCGCGGACGCTGGTCATAGACCTGGATCCGCAGGGAAACGCATCCACAGCGCTGGGTGCAGACCGTTCCAGCGACCTCATGAGCGTCTACGACGTGCTCGTCAATGACGTCTCCGTGGAGAAGGCCGTGCAGGCGAGTCCCGAATTCGACACTCTCTTCTGCGTACCCGCGACGATCCATCTCGCGGGGGCCGAGATCGAGCTCGTGAATCTCCCGCACCGCGAACGTCGGCTTCGGAAGGCCCTCGATGCCTTCTTGGCATCGGACAGCGGGCGCGACTTCGACTACGTCCTGATCGACTGCCCACCCTCTCTCGGGCTGCTCACGATCAACGCGTTCAGCGCCGCCAAGGAGGTGCTGATCCCCATCCAGTGCGAGTACTACGCGCTCGAGGGCCTCAGCCAGCTGCTGTCCAACATCGAGTTGATCGCGCAGCACCTGAACCCCGAACTGGCCATGTCCACCATCCTGCTGACCATGTACGACGGACGCACGAACCTCGCCCAGCAGGTCGCGGCCGAGGTACGTGAGCACTTCCCTCAGCAGACCCTCACGACGCTCATCCCACGGTCGGTCCGCATCAGCGAGGCGCCTAGCTACGGCCAGAGCGTCATCAGCTACGACCCCAACTCACCTGGCGCTCTCTCCTACCTGGAGGCAGCAGCCGAGATCGCACACCGAGGAGCCCAGAGATAA
- the rsmG gene encoding 16S rRNA (guanine(527)-N(7))-methyltransferase RsmG: MPEPIIIETEPAVAGSLFGDRIDVAREFTAQLGQRGEELGLIGPLEPPRLWSRHVINSVLVAPLLRPGLVGDIGTGAGLPGLVLAIARPDVDFVLIEPMERRVAWLEEQVAHLALGNVSVRRARAEEVAQEFDLDQVTARAVSAFAKLIPLTVPLVKTGGELVLMKGSNAEREVEAASKAIRKYHLEDVEVITLGSGQVDEVTRVVRARVA, from the coding sequence ATGCCTGAGCCGATCATCATCGAGACGGAGCCGGCGGTCGCTGGGTCGCTGTTCGGAGACCGCATCGACGTGGCGCGTGAATTCACGGCGCAGCTCGGACAGCGGGGAGAGGAGCTCGGCCTCATCGGCCCACTGGAGCCCCCGCGACTCTGGTCTCGTCACGTCATCAACTCCGTGCTGGTCGCTCCGCTTCTCCGCCCCGGACTTGTCGGCGACATCGGAACCGGCGCGGGTCTGCCCGGTTTGGTGCTCGCCATCGCCCGACCAGACGTGGATTTCGTCCTCATCGAGCCCATGGAGCGCCGCGTCGCCTGGCTGGAGGAGCAGGTGGCACACCTGGCCCTCGGCAACGTGTCAGTGAGACGAGCTCGTGCGGAGGAGGTGGCGCAGGAGTTCGACCTCGACCAGGTGACCGCTCGGGCCGTCAGTGCATTCGCCAAGCTGATCCCACTCACCGTTCCGCTCGTGAAGACCGGAGGGGAGCTCGTCCTGATGAAGGGGTCGAATGCGGAGCGCGAGGTCGAGGCGGCGAGCAAGGCCATTCGCAAGTACCACTTGGAGGATGTCGAGGTGATCACCCTCGGCTCAGGGCAGGTCGACGAGGTGACTCGAGTGGTACGGGCCCGAGTCGCGTGA
- a CDS encoding protein jag → MTDVESEPVLVPTADGVDGVTETSETEKVADAGGDDAVDEGDIAADYIEELLDICDLDGDIDIDQRGGRAYVSVDAADSQDLRLLSNPETVTALQELTRLAVQNKTGVFSRLILDVGGSRDARQVELAQLVDRAIERISAGSATASLPPMSSYERKLVHDIVAERGYTSESEGEGRDRHTVITKA, encoded by the coding sequence ATGACCGACGTGGAGAGTGAGCCTGTGCTTGTGCCTACGGCAGATGGCGTGGACGGTGTGACGGAGACCTCCGAGACCGAGAAGGTCGCGGATGCTGGCGGCGATGATGCTGTCGACGAGGGCGACATCGCAGCCGATTACATCGAGGAGCTCCTCGACATCTGCGACTTGGATGGCGACATCGACATCGATCAGCGCGGTGGCCGTGCGTACGTCTCCGTCGACGCTGCGGACTCCCAGGACCTGCGCTTGCTGTCGAATCCGGAGACCGTCACGGCACTGCAAGAGCTGACCCGACTCGCGGTCCAGAACAAGACAGGCGTGTTCAGCCGTCTGATCCTCGATGTCGGGGGCTCTCGGGATGCCCGGCAGGTGGAGCTCGCGCAGCTCGTCGACCGTGCCATCGAGCGCATCTCCGCCGGATCTGCGACTGCGTCCCTGCCGCCCATGTCCTCGTACGAGCGGAAGCTCGTCCATGACATTGTGGCCGAGCGGGGGTACACCTCGGAGTCGGAGGGTGAGGGGCGCGACCGTCATACGGTCATCACGAAGGCGTGA
- the yidC gene encoding membrane protein insertase YidC codes for MDFLGTILWPIKWVIELILVGFHTLWTTLGLDPDNGATWVLSIVGLVLVVRAALIPIFVRQIKNQRRMMEVAPQLKKIQDKYKGKRDQFSREAMSRETMALYKDTGTNPLSSCLPLLLQMPIFFSLYSVLHRAAVEELPGIGLLNAQLSRSFGESSFLGAPLQSAISTANGNVTVIVIATTMVILMSASQFITQLQIMAKNMSEETKASPMFKQQRILLYILPLVFAVSGIAFPLGVMFYWLVSNFWTMGQQFLVIRNMPTPGSEAARAREARLARKGKLVAPETSPESSTIVVEERKPAQRQQPVSKNRAKKQAGSKSR; via the coding sequence ATGGACTTCCTCGGAACGATCCTGTGGCCGATCAAGTGGGTCATCGAACTCATCCTGGTCGGCTTCCACACGCTGTGGACCACCCTCGGGCTCGATCCCGACAACGGCGCCACCTGGGTGCTCTCGATCGTGGGCCTCGTGCTCGTGGTCCGTGCTGCGCTCATCCCGATCTTCGTCCGGCAGATCAAGAACCAGCGCCGCATGATGGAGGTCGCGCCGCAGCTGAAGAAGATCCAGGACAAGTACAAGGGCAAGCGCGACCAGTTCTCCCGCGAGGCCATGTCCCGCGAGACCATGGCCCTGTACAAGGACACCGGCACCAACCCGCTGAGCAGCTGCTTGCCCCTGCTCCTGCAGATGCCGATCTTCTTCTCCCTCTACTCCGTGCTCCACCGTGCCGCGGTCGAGGAGCTGCCGGGCATCGGCCTGCTGAACGCTCAGCTCTCCCGCTCGTTCGGCGAGTCGTCGTTCCTCGGCGCTCCGCTGCAGTCGGCCATCTCCACGGCCAACGGCAACGTCACCGTCATCGTCATCGCGACCACGATGGTCATCCTCATGAGCGCGTCGCAGTTCATCACGCAGCTGCAGATCATGGCGAAGAACATGTCCGAGGAGACCAAGGCCAGCCCGATGTTCAAGCAGCAGCGCATCCTGCTGTACATCCTCCCGCTGGTGTTCGCGGTGTCCGGCATCGCCTTCCCGCTCGGCGTGATGTTCTACTGGCTGGTCTCGAACTTCTGGACGATGGGGCAGCAGTTCCTCGTCATCCGCAACATGCCGACCCCGGGTAGCGAGGCAGCGCGTGCTCGTGAGGCGCGGCTCGCGCGCAAGGGCAAGCTGGTCGCCCCTGAGACGTCGCCGGAGTCGTCGACCATCGTGGTCGAGGAGCGCAAGCCGGCGCAGCGGCAGCAGCCGGTGAGCAAGAACCGCGCCAAGAAGCAGGCCGGATCCAAGAGCCGATGA
- the yidD gene encoding membrane protein insertion efficiency factor YidD, with translation MKRALTSVVLAPRNAAIAVISLYRRVVSPIYGDVCRYYPSCSAYGLEAVQEHGLVHGGVLAAWRVCRCHPWAEGGIDDVPARRVQQYRRTRLGFVVAPSHGKG, from the coding sequence ATGAAGAGGGCACTGACCTCCGTCGTCCTAGCGCCTCGGAACGCCGCCATAGCCGTGATCAGTCTCTACAGGCGCGTGGTCTCCCCTATCTATGGGGATGTCTGCAGGTACTACCCTTCCTGCTCGGCGTACGGCCTCGAAGCCGTGCAGGAGCACGGGCTCGTCCACGGTGGCGTCCTCGCCGCGTGGCGCGTGTGCCGGTGCCACCCCTGGGCGGAGGGCGGCATCGACGACGTCCCCGCTCGTCGGGTCCAGCAATACCGGCGCACGAGGCTCGGATTCGTCGTCGCACCCAGCCACGGAAAGGGCTAA
- the rnpA gene encoding ribonuclease P protein component yields the protein MLARRNRVTSGADYRIIVRRGRRTTTGTAVVSALAGPDDAPTRFGFIISKKVGNAVTRNLVRRRLKAVSAGLLHSVPPGTSIVIRVLPGMERTAWDTLQEEMASAVTRAVRTI from the coding sequence GTGCTCGCTCGGCGGAATCGTGTGACGAGCGGTGCGGACTACCGCATCATCGTCAGGCGAGGACGCCGGACGACCACGGGTACGGCCGTCGTATCCGCACTCGCCGGCCCCGATGACGCGCCCACCCGCTTCGGATTCATCATCTCGAAGAAGGTCGGCAACGCCGTGACCCGGAACCTGGTCCGAAGGCGCTTGAAGGCGGTATCGGCGGGCCTCCTCCACTCCGTCCCCCCGGGGACCTCCATCGTGATCCGCGTACTGCCAGGCATGGAGCGGACTGCGTGGGATACCCTGCAGGAGGAGATGGCGTCAGCCGTGACGCGGGCCGTGAGGACGATATGA
- the rpmH gene encoding 50S ribosomal protein L34 produces the protein MSKRTFQPNNRKKAKKHGFRLRMRTRAGRAILAARRGKGRTELSA, from the coding sequence GTGAGCAAGCGCACCTTCCAGCCGAACAACCGCAAGAAGGCCAAGAAGCACGGCTTCCGCCTCCGCATGCGCACCCGTGCCGGCCGTGCCATCCTCGCCGCCCGTCGTGGCAAGGGACGCACTGAGCTCTCCGCGTAG
- the dnaA gene encoding chromosomal replication initiator protein DnaA yields MSDRSDPTHAIWQKVLAALTADDRITPQLHGFISLVEPKGVMTGTLYLEVPNDLTRGMLEQRIRVPLLNAIGSLDEAAGVSNFAIVVNPEIAQDAFAQHPEPAAEQPYIETPTITAPTDNPGLPASPSRGDSRLNPKYGFDTFVIGGSNRFAHAAAVAVAEAPAKAYNPLFIYGDSGLGKTHLLHAIGHYAISLYPGIRVRYVSSEEFTNDFINSIANNRSSLFQSRYRDNDILLIDDIQFLQGKDSTQEAFFHTFNTLHDHNKQVVITSDLPPKHLTGFEDRMRSRFEWGLITDVQAPDLETRIAILRKKAQSEKLQVPDDILEYMATKVTSNIRELEGTLIRVTAFASLNKTPVDLALVQTVLKDLITLDEDNVIAPVDIINHTAAYFKLTVDDLYGSSRSQAVATARQIAMYLCRELTNLSLPKIGQLFGNRDHTTVMYANKKITELMKERRSIYNQVTELTSRIKQNHRYGKM; encoded by the coding sequence ATGTCCGACCGCTCCGACCCGACTCACGCGATCTGGCAGAAGGTGCTCGCCGCCCTCACCGCGGACGATCGGATCACCCCGCAGCTGCACGGCTTCATCAGCCTGGTGGAGCCCAAGGGCGTCATGACCGGCACCCTGTACCTCGAGGTCCCGAACGACCTCACCCGCGGGATGCTCGAGCAGCGCATCCGCGTCCCGCTCTTGAACGCCATCGGCTCGCTCGACGAGGCCGCCGGTGTCAGCAACTTCGCCATCGTGGTCAACCCCGAGATCGCGCAGGACGCCTTCGCCCAGCACCCCGAGCCGGCCGCCGAGCAGCCGTACATCGAGACCCCGACCATCACGGCGCCCACGGACAACCCGGGGCTGCCTGCCTCGCCCTCACGAGGCGACTCCCGTCTCAACCCGAAGTACGGCTTCGACACCTTCGTCATCGGCGGGTCCAACCGGTTCGCCCATGCCGCGGCAGTCGCCGTCGCCGAGGCGCCGGCCAAGGCATACAACCCTCTCTTCATCTACGGCGACTCGGGCCTCGGCAAGACCCACCTGCTGCACGCCATCGGCCACTACGCCATCAGCCTCTACCCCGGCATCCGCGTGCGGTACGTGAGCTCGGAGGAGTTCACCAACGACTTCATCAACTCGATCGCGAACAACCGGTCCTCGCTGTTCCAGTCGCGCTACCGCGACAACGACATCCTGCTGATCGACGACATCCAGTTCCTCCAGGGCAAGGACTCCACGCAGGAGGCCTTCTTCCACACCTTCAACACCCTGCACGACCACAACAAGCAGGTCGTCATCACGAGCGACCTGCCGCCGAAGCACCTCACGGGCTTCGAGGACCGCATGCGCTCGCGCTTCGAGTGGGGCCTCATCACCGACGTGCAGGCGCCCGACCTCGAGACGCGCATCGCGATCCTCCGGAAGAAAGCGCAGAGCGAGAAGCTGCAGGTGCCGGACGACATCCTCGAGTACATGGCCACCAAGGTCACGTCGAACATCCGCGAGCTCGAGGGCACGCTGATCCGCGTGACGGCGTTCGCGAGCCTCAACAAGACGCCCGTCGACCTCGCGCTCGTGCAGACGGTCCTGAAGGACCTGATCACGCTGGACGAGGACAACGTCATCGCGCCGGTCGACATCATCAACCACACCGCGGCCTACTTCAAGCTCACCGTCGACGACCTCTACGGCTCGTCCCGGTCCCAGGCCGTGGCCACCGCACGCCAGATCGCCATGTACCTCTGCCGCGAGCTGACCAACCTCTCGCTGCCCAAGATCGGCCAGCTGTTCGGCAACAGGGACCACACCACGGTCATGTACGCCAACAAGAAGATCACCGAGCTCATGAAGGAGCGCCGCTCCATCTACAACCAGGTGACGGAGCTCACGAGCCGGATCAAGCAGAACCACCGCTACGGCAAGATGTGA